Proteins co-encoded in one Egicoccus sp. AB-alg6-2 genomic window:
- a CDS encoding aldo/keto reductase — MPVTVAPASASGEFRIGGDLPVHRLGFGAMRITGKGVWGEPRDRDEAIRVLRRAVELGVDFIDTADSYGPFVSEDLIREALHGGGDRPYGAVVVATKAGFVRTGPGKWHTLGRPEYLRFACEMSLRRLGVEQIDLFQLHRIDPEVAEEEQFGVLADLRDEGKIRHVGLSEVGVDELVRARQVVPIATVQNRYNLLDRSSQEVLEHAEQHDIGFIPWYPLATGELARPGGPLDDLASATGATPSQLALAWLLRSSPVQLPIPGTSSVAHLEENVAATEVDLDAEQLARLDAVGG; from the coding sequence CTGCCCGTGACCGTCGCACCCGCCTCCGCCTCCGGCGAGTTCCGGATCGGGGGCGACCTGCCCGTCCACCGACTCGGCTTCGGGGCCATGCGCATCACGGGCAAGGGGGTCTGGGGCGAACCCCGCGATCGCGACGAGGCCATCAGGGTGCTGCGCCGCGCCGTCGAGCTCGGGGTGGATTTCATCGACACGGCCGACAGCTATGGCCCGTTCGTGTCCGAGGACCTGATCCGCGAGGCACTGCACGGCGGCGGCGACCGGCCGTACGGCGCCGTGGTCGTCGCCACCAAGGCGGGTTTCGTGCGCACGGGACCCGGGAAGTGGCACACCCTCGGCCGGCCCGAGTACCTGCGCTTCGCGTGCGAGATGAGCCTGCGCCGGCTCGGCGTCGAGCAGATCGACCTGTTCCAGCTGCACCGCATCGATCCCGAGGTGGCCGAGGAGGAGCAGTTCGGCGTCCTGGCCGACCTGCGCGACGAGGGCAAGATCCGCCACGTCGGGCTTTCGGAGGTCGGCGTCGACGAGCTCGTACGGGCGCGGCAGGTCGTGCCGATCGCCACGGTGCAGAACCGCTACAACCTGCTCGACCGCTCGTCGCAGGAGGTGCTCGAACACGCGGAGCAGCACGACATCGGCTTCATCCCGTGGTATCCCCTCGCCACCGGTGAGCTGGCGCGGCCCGGCGGGCCGCTCGACGACCTCGCGTCGGCGACGGGCGCGACGCCCTCCCAGCTCGCGCTGGCCTGGCTGCTGCGCAGCTCGCCGGTGCAGTTGCCGATCCCGGGCACCTCGTCGGTCGCACACCTCGAGGAGAACGTCGCGGCGACCGAGGTCGACCTCGACGCCGAGCAACTGGCCCGGCTCGACGCCGTCGGCGGCTGA
- a CDS encoding DUF554 domain-containing protein gives MTGTLLNVSAIVVGALTGAALGGRLPERVRGSVTDVLGLFVLVLGVADALDTFGPELADRLGRGAVLVILGSLLVGGIVGEVVDIEARLTRVGERLRDAVMGRADRGADGEVARHRFVEGFVVTTLLVCVGPLAVLGALEDGLTAGFPLLSVKSVLDGFAALAFASALGLGVAFAALPLLLYQGGLTLLASGLEPWTSEAMVAAIGAVGGFLVIGIGLRLLEIRAIRVANLLPALVVAPLVVAAWP, from the coding sequence GTGACCGGAACCCTGCTCAACGTCAGCGCCATCGTGGTGGGCGCACTCACCGGCGCCGCCCTCGGCGGCCGGCTGCCGGAGCGTGTCCGGGGGAGCGTCACCGATGTGCTCGGCCTGTTCGTGCTGGTGCTCGGCGTCGCCGATGCCCTCGACACGTTCGGGCCCGAACTGGCGGATCGCCTGGGTCGCGGCGCCGTGCTGGTGATCCTCGGCTCGCTCCTCGTCGGCGGGATCGTGGGTGAGGTCGTCGACATCGAGGCGCGGCTGACCCGGGTCGGCGAGCGTCTGCGCGACGCGGTCATGGGGCGTGCCGACCGCGGAGCCGACGGCGAGGTCGCCCGTCATCGCTTCGTCGAGGGATTCGTGGTGACGACGCTGCTGGTCTGTGTCGGCCCGCTGGCGGTGCTCGGCGCTCTCGAGGACGGGCTGACGGCCGGTTTCCCGTTGCTGTCGGTGAAGTCGGTCCTGGACGGTTTCGCCGCCCTCGCGTTCGCGTCGGCACTGGGACTCGGGGTCGCCTTCGCCGCGCTGCCGCTGCTGCTCTACCAGGGCGGCCTCACGCTGCTGGCCTCCGGCCTCGAGCCCTGGACCAGCGAGGCGATGGTCGCGGCCATCGGCGCGGTCGGCGGCTTCCTCGTGATCGGCATCGGCCTGCGGCTGTTGGAGATCCGCGCCATCCGGGTCGCCAACCTGTTGCCGGCGCTGGTGGTCGCGCCGCTGGTCGTCGCTGCCTGGCCCTGA